From a region of the Rhinopithecus roxellana isolate Shanxi Qingling chromosome 8, ASM756505v1, whole genome shotgun sequence genome:
- the KHSRP gene encoding far upstream element-binding protein 2 isoform X2, which produces MSDYSTGGPPPGPPPPAGGGGGAGGAGGGPPPGPPGAGDRGGGGPGGGGPGGGSAGGPSQPPGGGGPGIRKDAFADAVQRARQIAAKIGGDAATTVNNSTPDFGFGGQKRQLEDGDQPESKKLASQGDSISSQLGPIHPPPRTSMTEEYRVPDGMVGLIIGRGGEQINKIQQDSGCKVQISPDSGGLPERSVSLTGAPESVQKAKMMLDDIVSRGRGGPPGQFHDNANGGQNGTVQEIMIPAGKAGLVIGKGGETIKQLQERAGVKMILIQDGSQNTNVDKPLRIIGDPYKVQQACEMVMDILRERDQGGFGDRNEYGSRIGGGIDVPVPRHSVGVVIGRSGEMIKKIQNDAGVRIQFKQDDGTGPEKIAHIMGPPDRCEHAARIINDLLQSLRSGPPGPPGGPGMPPGGRGRGRGQGNWGPPGGEMTFSIPTHKCGLVIGRGGENVKAINQQTGAFVEISRQLPPNGDPNFKLFIIRGSPQQIDHAKQLIEEKIEGPLCPVGPGPGGPGPAGPMGPFNPGPFNQGPPGAPPHAGGPPPHQYPPQGWGNTYPQWQPPAPHDPSKAAAAAADPNAAWAAYYSHYYQQPPGPVPGPAPAPAAPPAQGQQPQQPGAPPQQDYTKAWEEYYKKQAQVATGGGPGAPPGSQPDYSAAWAEYYRQQAAYYGQTPGPGGPQPPPTQQGQQQASGNCHPPPPPFSFQPPATVHPALVGSAGNPFPCGVCP; this is translated from the exons ATGTCGGACTACAGCACGGGAGGACCCCCGCCCGGGCCGCCGCCACCCGCCGGCGGGGGCGGGGGAGCTGGGGGCGCCGGGGGAGGCCCTCCGCCGGGCCCGCCAGGCGCGGGGGACCGGGGCGGCGGCGGCCCTGGCGGTGGCGGCCCGGGCGGGGGATCGGCCGGGGGCCCCTCTCAGCCACCCGGCGGAGGCGGCCCGGGAATCCGCAAGGACGCCTTCGCAGACGCCGTGCAGCGGGCCCGCCAG ATTGCAGCCAAAATTGGAGGCGATGCTGCCACAACAGTGAATAACAGCACTCCTGATTTTGGTTTTGGGGGCCAAAAGAGACAGTTGGAAGATGGAG ATCAACCGGAGAGCAAGAAGCTGGCTTCCCAGGGAGACT CAATCAGTTCTCAACTTGGACCCATCCATCCTCCTCCAAG GACTTCAATGACAGAAGAGTACAGGGTCCCAGACGGCATGGTGGGCCTGA TTATTGGCAGAGGAggtgaacaaataaacaaaatccaaCAGGATTCAGGCTGCAAAGTACAGATTTCTCCAG ACAGCGGTGGCCTACCCGAGCGCAGCGTGTCCTTGACAGGAGCCCCAGAATCTGTCCA GAAAGCGAAGATGATGCTGGACGACATTGTGTCTCGGGGTCGTGGGGGCCCCCCAGGACAGTTCCACGACAACGCCAACGGGGGTCAGAACGGCACTGTGCAGGAGATCATGATCCCTGCGGGCAAGGCCGGCCTGGTCATCGGCAAGGGCGGGGAGACCATTAAGCAGCTGCAG GAACGTGCTGGAGTGAAGATGATCTTAATTCAGGACGGATCTCAGAATACGAATGTGGACAAACCTCTCCGGATCATTGGGGATCCTTACAAAGTGCAG CAAGCCTGCGAGATGGTGATGGACATCCTCCGGGAACGTGACCAAGGCGGCTTTGGGGACCGGAATGAGTACGGATCTCGGATTGGCGGAGGCATCGAT GTGCCAGTGCCCAGGCATTCTGTTGGCGTGGTCATTGGCCGGAGCGGAGAGATGATCAAGAAGATCCAGAATGATGCTGGCGTGCGGATACAGTTCAAGCAAG ATGACGGGACAGGGCCCGAGAAGATTGCTCATATAATGGGGCCCCCAGACAGGTGCGAGCACGCAGCCCGAATCATCAACGACCTCCTCCAGAGCCTCAGG AGTGGTCCCCCAGGTCCTCCAGGGGGTCCAGGCATGCCTCCAGGGGGGCGAGGCCGAGGAAGAGGCCAAGGCAATTGGGGTCCCCCTGGCGGGGAAATGACCTTCTCCATCCCCACTCACAAATGTGGGCTGGTCATCGGCCGAG GTGGCGAGAATGTGAAAGCCATAAACCAGCAGACGGGAGCCTTCGTAGAGATCTCCCGGCAGCTGCCACCCAACGGGGACCCCAACTTCAAGTTGTTCATCATCCGGGGTTCGCCCCAGCAGATTGACCACGCCAAGCAGCTTATCGAGGAGAAGATCGAG GGTCCTCTCTGTCCAGTTGGACCAGGCCCAGGTGGCCCAGGCCCTGCTGGCCCAATGGGGCCCTTCAATCCTGGGCCCTTCAACCAAGGGCCACCCGGGGCTCCCCCACA TGCCGGGGGGCCCCCTCCTCATCAGTACCCACCCCAGGGCTGGGGCAATACCTACCCCCAGTGGCAACCGCCTGCTCCTCACGACCCAA GCAAAGCAGCTGCAGCGGCCGCGGACCCCAACGCCGCATGGGCCGCCTACTACTCACACTACTACCAGCAGCCCCCGGGCCCCGTCCCAGGCCCTGCGCCGGCCCCTGCGGCCCCACCGGCTCAGG GCCAGCAGCCCCAGCAGCCTGGAGCGCCCCCACAGCAGGACTACACGAAGGCCTGGGAGGAGTACTACAAGAAGCAAG CTCAAGTGGCCACCGGAGGGGGTCCAGGAGCTCCCCCAGGCTCCCAGCCAGACTACAGTGCCGCCTGGGCGGAATATTACAGACAGCAGGCCGCTTACTACGGACAGACCCCAGGTCCTGGCGGCCCCCAGCCACCGCCCACGCAGCAGGGACAGCAGCAGGCAAGTGGGAATtgccaccctcctcctcctcctttctccttccaacCCCCGGCCACCGTCCATCCTGCCTTAGTGGGTAGCGCCGGAAACCCCTTCCCCTGCGGGGTGTGCCCTTGA
- the KHSRP gene encoding far upstream element-binding protein 2 isoform X1: MSDYSTGGPPPGPPPPAGGGGGAGGAGGGPPPGPPGAGDRGGGGPGGGGPGGGSAGGPSQPPGGGGPGIRKDAFADAVQRARQIAAKIGGDAATTVNNSTPDFGFGGQKRQLEDGDQPESKKLASQGDSISSQLGPIHPPPRTSMTEEYRVPDGMVGLIIGRGGEQINKIQQDSGCKVQISPDSGGLPERSVSLTGAPESVQKAKMMLDDIVSRGRGGPPGQFHDNANGGQNGTVQEIMIPAGKAGLVIGKGGETIKQLQERAGVKMILIQDGSQNTNVDKPLRIIGDPYKVQQACEMVMDILRERDQGGFGDRNEYGSRIGGGIDVPVPRHSVGVVIGRSGEMIKKIQNDAGVRIQFKQDDGTGPEKIAHIMGPPDRCEHAARIINDLLQSLRSGPPGPPGGPGMPPGGRGRGRGQGNWGPPGGEMTFSIPTHKCGLVIGRGGENVKAINQQTGAFVEISRQLPPNGDPNFKLFIIRGSPQQIDHAKQLIEEKIEGPLCPVGPGPGGPGPAGPMGPFNPGPFNQGPPGAPPHAGGPPPHQYPPQGWGNTYPQWQPPAPHDPSKAAAAAADPNAAWAAYYSHYYQQPPGPVPGPAPAPAAPPAQGEPPQPPPTGQSDYTKAWEEYYKKIGQQPQQPGAPPQQDYTKAWEEYYKKQAQVATGGGPGAPPGSQPDYSAAWAEYYRQQAAYYGQTPGPGGPQPPPTQQGQQQASGNCHPPPPPFSFQPPATVHPALVGSAGNPFPCGVCP, encoded by the exons ATGTCGGACTACAGCACGGGAGGACCCCCGCCCGGGCCGCCGCCACCCGCCGGCGGGGGCGGGGGAGCTGGGGGCGCCGGGGGAGGCCCTCCGCCGGGCCCGCCAGGCGCGGGGGACCGGGGCGGCGGCGGCCCTGGCGGTGGCGGCCCGGGCGGGGGATCGGCCGGGGGCCCCTCTCAGCCACCCGGCGGAGGCGGCCCGGGAATCCGCAAGGACGCCTTCGCAGACGCCGTGCAGCGGGCCCGCCAG ATTGCAGCCAAAATTGGAGGCGATGCTGCCACAACAGTGAATAACAGCACTCCTGATTTTGGTTTTGGGGGCCAAAAGAGACAGTTGGAAGATGGAG ATCAACCGGAGAGCAAGAAGCTGGCTTCCCAGGGAGACT CAATCAGTTCTCAACTTGGACCCATCCATCCTCCTCCAAG GACTTCAATGACAGAAGAGTACAGGGTCCCAGACGGCATGGTGGGCCTGA TTATTGGCAGAGGAggtgaacaaataaacaaaatccaaCAGGATTCAGGCTGCAAAGTACAGATTTCTCCAG ACAGCGGTGGCCTACCCGAGCGCAGCGTGTCCTTGACAGGAGCCCCAGAATCTGTCCA GAAAGCGAAGATGATGCTGGACGACATTGTGTCTCGGGGTCGTGGGGGCCCCCCAGGACAGTTCCACGACAACGCCAACGGGGGTCAGAACGGCACTGTGCAGGAGATCATGATCCCTGCGGGCAAGGCCGGCCTGGTCATCGGCAAGGGCGGGGAGACCATTAAGCAGCTGCAG GAACGTGCTGGAGTGAAGATGATCTTAATTCAGGACGGATCTCAGAATACGAATGTGGACAAACCTCTCCGGATCATTGGGGATCCTTACAAAGTGCAG CAAGCCTGCGAGATGGTGATGGACATCCTCCGGGAACGTGACCAAGGCGGCTTTGGGGACCGGAATGAGTACGGATCTCGGATTGGCGGAGGCATCGAT GTGCCAGTGCCCAGGCATTCTGTTGGCGTGGTCATTGGCCGGAGCGGAGAGATGATCAAGAAGATCCAGAATGATGCTGGCGTGCGGATACAGTTCAAGCAAG ATGACGGGACAGGGCCCGAGAAGATTGCTCATATAATGGGGCCCCCAGACAGGTGCGAGCACGCAGCCCGAATCATCAACGACCTCCTCCAGAGCCTCAGG AGTGGTCCCCCAGGTCCTCCAGGGGGTCCAGGCATGCCTCCAGGGGGGCGAGGCCGAGGAAGAGGCCAAGGCAATTGGGGTCCCCCTGGCGGGGAAATGACCTTCTCCATCCCCACTCACAAATGTGGGCTGGTCATCGGCCGAG GTGGCGAGAATGTGAAAGCCATAAACCAGCAGACGGGAGCCTTCGTAGAGATCTCCCGGCAGCTGCCACCCAACGGGGACCCCAACTTCAAGTTGTTCATCATCCGGGGTTCGCCCCAGCAGATTGACCACGCCAAGCAGCTTATCGAGGAGAAGATCGAG GGTCCTCTCTGTCCAGTTGGACCAGGCCCAGGTGGCCCAGGCCCTGCTGGCCCAATGGGGCCCTTCAATCCTGGGCCCTTCAACCAAGGGCCACCCGGGGCTCCCCCACA TGCCGGGGGGCCCCCTCCTCATCAGTACCCACCCCAGGGCTGGGGCAATACCTACCCCCAGTGGCAACCGCCTGCTCCTCACGACCCAA GCAAAGCAGCTGCAGCGGCCGCGGACCCCAACGCCGCATGGGCCGCCTACTACTCACACTACTACCAGCAGCCCCCGGGCCCCGTCCCAGGCCCTGCGCCGGCCCCTGCGGCCCCACCGGCTCAGGGTGAGCCCCCTCAGCCCCCACCCACCGGCCAGTCGGACTACACTAAGGCCTGGGAAGAGTATTACAAAAAGATCG GCCAGCAGCCCCAGCAGCCTGGAGCGCCCCCACAGCAGGACTACACGAAGGCCTGGGAGGAGTACTACAAGAAGCAAG CTCAAGTGGCCACCGGAGGGGGTCCAGGAGCTCCCCCAGGCTCCCAGCCAGACTACAGTGCCGCCTGGGCGGAATATTACAGACAGCAGGCCGCTTACTACGGACAGACCCCAGGTCCTGGCGGCCCCCAGCCACCGCCCACGCAGCAGGGACAGCAGCAGGCAAGTGGGAATtgccaccctcctcctcctcctttctccttccaacCCCCGGCCACCGTCCATCCTGCCTTAGTGGGTAGCGCCGGAAACCCCTTCCCCTGCGGGGTGTGCCCTTGA
- the KHSRP gene encoding far upstream element-binding protein 2 isoform X3, with protein MSDYSTGGPPPGPPPPAGGGGGAGGAGGGPPPGPPGAGDRGGGGPGGGGPGGGSAGGPSQPPGGGGPGIRKDAFADAVQRARQIAAKIGGDAATTVNNSTPDFGFGGQKRQLEDGDQPESKKLASQGDSISSQLGPIHPPPRTSMTEEYRVPDGMVGLIIGRGGEQINKIQQDSGCKVQISPDSGGLPERSVSLTGAPESVQKAKMMLDDIVSRGRGGPPGQFHDNANGGQNGTVQEIMIPAGKAGLVIGKGGETIKQLQERAGVKMILIQDGSQNTNVDKPLRIIGDPYKVQQACEMVMDILRERDQGGFGDRNEYGSRIGGGIDVPVPRHSVGVVIGRSGEMIKKIQNDAGVRIQFKQDDGTGPEKIAHIMGPPDRCEHAARIINDLLQSLRSGPPGPPGGPGMPPGGRGRGRGQGNWGPPGGEMTFSIPTHKCGLVIGRGGENVKAINQQTGAFVEISRQLPPNGDPNFKLFIIRGSPQQIDHAKQLIEEKIEGPLCPVGPGPGGPGPAGPMGPFNPGPFNQGPPGAPPHAGGPPPHQYPPQGWGNTYPQWQPPAPHDPSKAAAAAADPNAAWAAYYSHYYQQPPGPVPGPAPAPAAPPAQGEPPQPPPTGQSDYTKAWEEYYKKIGQQPQQPGAPPQQDYTKAWEEYYKKQAQVATGGGPGAPPGSQPDYSAAWAEYYRQQAAYYGQTPGPGGPQPPPTQQGQQQAQ; from the exons ATGTCGGACTACAGCACGGGAGGACCCCCGCCCGGGCCGCCGCCACCCGCCGGCGGGGGCGGGGGAGCTGGGGGCGCCGGGGGAGGCCCTCCGCCGGGCCCGCCAGGCGCGGGGGACCGGGGCGGCGGCGGCCCTGGCGGTGGCGGCCCGGGCGGGGGATCGGCCGGGGGCCCCTCTCAGCCACCCGGCGGAGGCGGCCCGGGAATCCGCAAGGACGCCTTCGCAGACGCCGTGCAGCGGGCCCGCCAG ATTGCAGCCAAAATTGGAGGCGATGCTGCCACAACAGTGAATAACAGCACTCCTGATTTTGGTTTTGGGGGCCAAAAGAGACAGTTGGAAGATGGAG ATCAACCGGAGAGCAAGAAGCTGGCTTCCCAGGGAGACT CAATCAGTTCTCAACTTGGACCCATCCATCCTCCTCCAAG GACTTCAATGACAGAAGAGTACAGGGTCCCAGACGGCATGGTGGGCCTGA TTATTGGCAGAGGAggtgaacaaataaacaaaatccaaCAGGATTCAGGCTGCAAAGTACAGATTTCTCCAG ACAGCGGTGGCCTACCCGAGCGCAGCGTGTCCTTGACAGGAGCCCCAGAATCTGTCCA GAAAGCGAAGATGATGCTGGACGACATTGTGTCTCGGGGTCGTGGGGGCCCCCCAGGACAGTTCCACGACAACGCCAACGGGGGTCAGAACGGCACTGTGCAGGAGATCATGATCCCTGCGGGCAAGGCCGGCCTGGTCATCGGCAAGGGCGGGGAGACCATTAAGCAGCTGCAG GAACGTGCTGGAGTGAAGATGATCTTAATTCAGGACGGATCTCAGAATACGAATGTGGACAAACCTCTCCGGATCATTGGGGATCCTTACAAAGTGCAG CAAGCCTGCGAGATGGTGATGGACATCCTCCGGGAACGTGACCAAGGCGGCTTTGGGGACCGGAATGAGTACGGATCTCGGATTGGCGGAGGCATCGAT GTGCCAGTGCCCAGGCATTCTGTTGGCGTGGTCATTGGCCGGAGCGGAGAGATGATCAAGAAGATCCAGAATGATGCTGGCGTGCGGATACAGTTCAAGCAAG ATGACGGGACAGGGCCCGAGAAGATTGCTCATATAATGGGGCCCCCAGACAGGTGCGAGCACGCAGCCCGAATCATCAACGACCTCCTCCAGAGCCTCAGG AGTGGTCCCCCAGGTCCTCCAGGGGGTCCAGGCATGCCTCCAGGGGGGCGAGGCCGAGGAAGAGGCCAAGGCAATTGGGGTCCCCCTGGCGGGGAAATGACCTTCTCCATCCCCACTCACAAATGTGGGCTGGTCATCGGCCGAG GTGGCGAGAATGTGAAAGCCATAAACCAGCAGACGGGAGCCTTCGTAGAGATCTCCCGGCAGCTGCCACCCAACGGGGACCCCAACTTCAAGTTGTTCATCATCCGGGGTTCGCCCCAGCAGATTGACCACGCCAAGCAGCTTATCGAGGAGAAGATCGAG GGTCCTCTCTGTCCAGTTGGACCAGGCCCAGGTGGCCCAGGCCCTGCTGGCCCAATGGGGCCCTTCAATCCTGGGCCCTTCAACCAAGGGCCACCCGGGGCTCCCCCACA TGCCGGGGGGCCCCCTCCTCATCAGTACCCACCCCAGGGCTGGGGCAATACCTACCCCCAGTGGCAACCGCCTGCTCCTCACGACCCAA GCAAAGCAGCTGCAGCGGCCGCGGACCCCAACGCCGCATGGGCCGCCTACTACTCACACTACTACCAGCAGCCCCCGGGCCCCGTCCCAGGCCCTGCGCCGGCCCCTGCGGCCCCACCGGCTCAGGGTGAGCCCCCTCAGCCCCCACCCACCGGCCAGTCGGACTACACTAAGGCCTGGGAAGAGTATTACAAAAAGATCG GCCAGCAGCCCCAGCAGCCTGGAGCGCCCCCACAGCAGGACTACACGAAGGCCTGGGAGGAGTACTACAAGAAGCAAG CTCAAGTGGCCACCGGAGGGGGTCCAGGAGCTCCCCCAGGCTCCCAGCCAGACTACAGTGCCGCCTGGGCGGAATATTACAGACAGCAGGCCGCTTACTACGGACAGACCCCAGGTCCTGGCGGCCCCCAGCCACCGCCCACGCAGCAGGGACAGCAGCAG GCTCAATGA
- the KHSRP gene encoding far upstream element-binding protein 2 isoform X4, with product MSDYSTGGPPPGPPPPAGGGGGAGGAGGGPPPGPPGAGDRGGGGPGGGGPGGGSAGGPSQPPGGGGPGIRKDAFADAVQRARQIAAKIGGDAATTVNNSTPDFGFGGQKRQLEDGDQPESKKLASQGDSISSQLGPIHPPPRTSMTEEYRVPDGMVGLIIGRGGEQINKIQQDSGCKVQISPDSGGLPERSVSLTGAPESVQKAKMMLDDIVSRGRGGPPGQFHDNANGGQNGTVQEIMIPAGKAGLVIGKGGETIKQLQERAGVKMILIQDGSQNTNVDKPLRIIGDPYKVQQACEMVMDILRERDQGGFGDRNEYGSRIGGGIDVPVPRHSVGVVIGRSGEMIKKIQNDAGVRIQFKQDDGTGPEKIAHIMGPPDRCEHAARIINDLLQSLRSGPPGPPGGPGMPPGGRGRGRGQGNWGPPGGEMTFSIPTHKCGLVIGRGGENVKAINQQTGAFVEISRQLPPNGDPNFKLFIIRGSPQQIDHAKQLIEEKIEGPLCPVGPGPGGPGPAGPMGPFNPGPFNQGPPGAPPHAGGPPPHQYPPQGWGNTYPQWQPPAPHDPSKAAAAAADPNAAWAAYYSHYYQQPPGPVPGPAPAPAAPPAQGQQPQQPGAPPQQDYTKAWEEYYKKQAQVATGGGPGAPPGSQPDYSAAWAEYYRQQAAYYGQTPGPGGPQPPPTQQGQQQAQ from the exons ATGTCGGACTACAGCACGGGAGGACCCCCGCCCGGGCCGCCGCCACCCGCCGGCGGGGGCGGGGGAGCTGGGGGCGCCGGGGGAGGCCCTCCGCCGGGCCCGCCAGGCGCGGGGGACCGGGGCGGCGGCGGCCCTGGCGGTGGCGGCCCGGGCGGGGGATCGGCCGGGGGCCCCTCTCAGCCACCCGGCGGAGGCGGCCCGGGAATCCGCAAGGACGCCTTCGCAGACGCCGTGCAGCGGGCCCGCCAG ATTGCAGCCAAAATTGGAGGCGATGCTGCCACAACAGTGAATAACAGCACTCCTGATTTTGGTTTTGGGGGCCAAAAGAGACAGTTGGAAGATGGAG ATCAACCGGAGAGCAAGAAGCTGGCTTCCCAGGGAGACT CAATCAGTTCTCAACTTGGACCCATCCATCCTCCTCCAAG GACTTCAATGACAGAAGAGTACAGGGTCCCAGACGGCATGGTGGGCCTGA TTATTGGCAGAGGAggtgaacaaataaacaaaatccaaCAGGATTCAGGCTGCAAAGTACAGATTTCTCCAG ACAGCGGTGGCCTACCCGAGCGCAGCGTGTCCTTGACAGGAGCCCCAGAATCTGTCCA GAAAGCGAAGATGATGCTGGACGACATTGTGTCTCGGGGTCGTGGGGGCCCCCCAGGACAGTTCCACGACAACGCCAACGGGGGTCAGAACGGCACTGTGCAGGAGATCATGATCCCTGCGGGCAAGGCCGGCCTGGTCATCGGCAAGGGCGGGGAGACCATTAAGCAGCTGCAG GAACGTGCTGGAGTGAAGATGATCTTAATTCAGGACGGATCTCAGAATACGAATGTGGACAAACCTCTCCGGATCATTGGGGATCCTTACAAAGTGCAG CAAGCCTGCGAGATGGTGATGGACATCCTCCGGGAACGTGACCAAGGCGGCTTTGGGGACCGGAATGAGTACGGATCTCGGATTGGCGGAGGCATCGAT GTGCCAGTGCCCAGGCATTCTGTTGGCGTGGTCATTGGCCGGAGCGGAGAGATGATCAAGAAGATCCAGAATGATGCTGGCGTGCGGATACAGTTCAAGCAAG ATGACGGGACAGGGCCCGAGAAGATTGCTCATATAATGGGGCCCCCAGACAGGTGCGAGCACGCAGCCCGAATCATCAACGACCTCCTCCAGAGCCTCAGG AGTGGTCCCCCAGGTCCTCCAGGGGGTCCAGGCATGCCTCCAGGGGGGCGAGGCCGAGGAAGAGGCCAAGGCAATTGGGGTCCCCCTGGCGGGGAAATGACCTTCTCCATCCCCACTCACAAATGTGGGCTGGTCATCGGCCGAG GTGGCGAGAATGTGAAAGCCATAAACCAGCAGACGGGAGCCTTCGTAGAGATCTCCCGGCAGCTGCCACCCAACGGGGACCCCAACTTCAAGTTGTTCATCATCCGGGGTTCGCCCCAGCAGATTGACCACGCCAAGCAGCTTATCGAGGAGAAGATCGAG GGTCCTCTCTGTCCAGTTGGACCAGGCCCAGGTGGCCCAGGCCCTGCTGGCCCAATGGGGCCCTTCAATCCTGGGCCCTTCAACCAAGGGCCACCCGGGGCTCCCCCACA TGCCGGGGGGCCCCCTCCTCATCAGTACCCACCCCAGGGCTGGGGCAATACCTACCCCCAGTGGCAACCGCCTGCTCCTCACGACCCAA GCAAAGCAGCTGCAGCGGCCGCGGACCCCAACGCCGCATGGGCCGCCTACTACTCACACTACTACCAGCAGCCCCCGGGCCCCGTCCCAGGCCCTGCGCCGGCCCCTGCGGCCCCACCGGCTCAGG GCCAGCAGCCCCAGCAGCCTGGAGCGCCCCCACAGCAGGACTACACGAAGGCCTGGGAGGAGTACTACAAGAAGCAAG CTCAAGTGGCCACCGGAGGGGGTCCAGGAGCTCCCCCAGGCTCCCAGCCAGACTACAGTGCCGCCTGGGCGGAATATTACAGACAGCAGGCCGCTTACTACGGACAGACCCCAGGTCCTGGCGGCCCCCAGCCACCGCCCACGCAGCAGGGACAGCAGCAG GCTCAATGA
- the KHSRP gene encoding far upstream element-binding protein 2 isoform X5 — protein sequence MTEEYRVPDGMVGLIIGRGGEQINKIQQDSGCKVQISPDSGGLPERSVSLTGAPESVQKAKMMLDDIVSRGRGGPPGQFHDNANGGQNGTVQEIMIPAGKAGLVIGKGGETIKQLQERAGVKMILIQDGSQNTNVDKPLRIIGDPYKVQQACEMVMDILRERDQGGFGDRNEYGSRIGGGIDVPVPRHSVGVVIGRSGEMIKKIQNDAGVRIQFKQDDGTGPEKIAHIMGPPDRCEHAARIINDLLQSLRSGPPGPPGGPGMPPGGRGRGRGQGNWGPPGGEMTFSIPTHKCGLVIGRGGENVKAINQQTGAFVEISRQLPPNGDPNFKLFIIRGSPQQIDHAKQLIEEKIEGPLCPVGPGPGGPGPAGPMGPFNPGPFNQGPPGAPPHAGGPPPHQYPPQGWGNTYPQWQPPAPHDPSKAAAAAADPNAAWAAYYSHYYQQPPGPVPGPAPAPAAPPAQGEPPQPPPTGQSDYTKAWEEYYKKIGQQPQQPGAPPQQDYTKAWEEYYKKQAQVATGGGPGAPPGSQPDYSAAWAEYYRQQAAYYGQTPGPGGPQPPPTQQGQQQASGNCHPPPPPFSFQPPATVHPALVGSAGNPFPCGVCP from the exons ATGACAGAAGAGTACAGGGTCCCAGACGGCATGGTGGGCCTGA TTATTGGCAGAGGAggtgaacaaataaacaaaatccaaCAGGATTCAGGCTGCAAAGTACAGATTTCTCCAG ACAGCGGTGGCCTACCCGAGCGCAGCGTGTCCTTGACAGGAGCCCCAGAATCTGTCCA GAAAGCGAAGATGATGCTGGACGACATTGTGTCTCGGGGTCGTGGGGGCCCCCCAGGACAGTTCCACGACAACGCCAACGGGGGTCAGAACGGCACTGTGCAGGAGATCATGATCCCTGCGGGCAAGGCCGGCCTGGTCATCGGCAAGGGCGGGGAGACCATTAAGCAGCTGCAG GAACGTGCTGGAGTGAAGATGATCTTAATTCAGGACGGATCTCAGAATACGAATGTGGACAAACCTCTCCGGATCATTGGGGATCCTTACAAAGTGCAG CAAGCCTGCGAGATGGTGATGGACATCCTCCGGGAACGTGACCAAGGCGGCTTTGGGGACCGGAATGAGTACGGATCTCGGATTGGCGGAGGCATCGAT GTGCCAGTGCCCAGGCATTCTGTTGGCGTGGTCATTGGCCGGAGCGGAGAGATGATCAAGAAGATCCAGAATGATGCTGGCGTGCGGATACAGTTCAAGCAAG ATGACGGGACAGGGCCCGAGAAGATTGCTCATATAATGGGGCCCCCAGACAGGTGCGAGCACGCAGCCCGAATCATCAACGACCTCCTCCAGAGCCTCAGG AGTGGTCCCCCAGGTCCTCCAGGGGGTCCAGGCATGCCTCCAGGGGGGCGAGGCCGAGGAAGAGGCCAAGGCAATTGGGGTCCCCCTGGCGGGGAAATGACCTTCTCCATCCCCACTCACAAATGTGGGCTGGTCATCGGCCGAG GTGGCGAGAATGTGAAAGCCATAAACCAGCAGACGGGAGCCTTCGTAGAGATCTCCCGGCAGCTGCCACCCAACGGGGACCCCAACTTCAAGTTGTTCATCATCCGGGGTTCGCCCCAGCAGATTGACCACGCCAAGCAGCTTATCGAGGAGAAGATCGAG GGTCCTCTCTGTCCAGTTGGACCAGGCCCAGGTGGCCCAGGCCCTGCTGGCCCAATGGGGCCCTTCAATCCTGGGCCCTTCAACCAAGGGCCACCCGGGGCTCCCCCACA TGCCGGGGGGCCCCCTCCTCATCAGTACCCACCCCAGGGCTGGGGCAATACCTACCCCCAGTGGCAACCGCCTGCTCCTCACGACCCAA GCAAAGCAGCTGCAGCGGCCGCGGACCCCAACGCCGCATGGGCCGCCTACTACTCACACTACTACCAGCAGCCCCCGGGCCCCGTCCCAGGCCCTGCGCCGGCCCCTGCGGCCCCACCGGCTCAGGGTGAGCCCCCTCAGCCCCCACCCACCGGCCAGTCGGACTACACTAAGGCCTGGGAAGAGTATTACAAAAAGATCG GCCAGCAGCCCCAGCAGCCTGGAGCGCCCCCACAGCAGGACTACACGAAGGCCTGGGAGGAGTACTACAAGAAGCAAG CTCAAGTGGCCACCGGAGGGGGTCCAGGAGCTCCCCCAGGCTCCCAGCCAGACTACAGTGCCGCCTGGGCGGAATATTACAGACAGCAGGCCGCTTACTACGGACAGACCCCAGGTCCTGGCGGCCCCCAGCCACCGCCCACGCAGCAGGGACAGCAGCAGGCAAGTGGGAATtgccaccctcctcctcctcctttctccttccaacCCCCGGCCACCGTCCATCCTGCCTTAGTGGGTAGCGCCGGAAACCCCTTCCCCTGCGGGGTGTGCCCTTGA